One genomic segment of Chitinophaga sancti includes these proteins:
- a CDS encoding T9SS type B sorting domain-containing protein, translating into MKKILILLYSCLFLAMGIARAQTLYFNIPDTVCMSTNNSTADQAKFVSMNAVLSSNQNGKATWTITTPTGSDADYTILYSDVNSTDKSTQLTGTQALTIQFLTAGTYTFKVVLKRTNGADITSTKTVVAVDCTISTCSGGNAEMPGFSENFGTLPANTSRMAYSPSSAITYIYQGSGDLNDNYYAISNTTQLRPEWVAALDHSGLTRGGMLVANSDYTPSIFFQKEVTGLCRGSVYNFSAWLLNTDSSSVLNNNCVNGYKYAGVTFQVLNAANTSQVLAEFKTYAVSMNIKKTQWQRYGGSFTVPSGVTDVLVRIKNNFDGGCGNDIAVDDIEFQYCSPVITAQIEGQADNLKEVLCEGAPTVITSAYTPSTYFTNPEYQWEMSDDGGVTWFNVPYGTANNDTLFIAEGELTATKTEAADYYFRVRIYESGSSSETCASPSSAVKITILPMPTLYLTKSQVCEGATVELQASGGFDEFKWSDTSYVGPKRSITLISDTTITVYGYIYYGIDGGKTCVDSNSASINVDDKPTVEISATPTSICVGSRVTFSINDTLSAIIPTGGHIYWYKGADSTGVLLTDFNDLTSMTYTTETIADSVFTVVVKSGECIVQSEPFHVKLTDIPAPPAGKHLIKCVENGSSTFTPGRTQITGTSGTWSYIAVEGPGVSDPSNVDFADYITGNKNNPGATFTLLHAGTTVYLQYTVKATANSSCIGYAYDTLTLVAGASAAYAGEDTIQCGTSNVFTMTATPPNTDATGIFAEEGTWTVISGNGVTIDDIHAYNTTVTVTPIGTPQDVVLQWSIANTTGCATTTDEVTLHYTAVPTVTLKPVTICNTATSFSLDTTATTGNPLYYSIAAAGTGAMPGFSAVAETPITTWPITVAIPSGVAAGTYNFLLTVRNDYGGCTNTIPFSVNVESPTTDPTGVTVSSPNICTTGSTTLTVTGGNLGKNPDGTDAAQWVWYEGGCGTGTAIGTGATITVTVSATTTFYVRAEGAGLCANSACASGTVTVYTAPATSNAGVDQTHCNDSLFTMAANTATIGSGEWTLISGKATITTSSSPTTTVFVLAGDTATLAWTITNGACTTSDQVVLINYKQPVQANAGPDSIMQCANNTFTMQATIPAIGTGTWSTFTGSKATITTGMFNNPAATVTLAAGDTATLIWTVTNGTCSSHDYVKLINYATPTTANAGPDTIKQCMTPAFTMSATAPTIGTGKWSVKSGTPVIAAADSSKVNAVITVADGTTAILYWTVTNGTCSSKDSIVLINYQSPDPANAGLDSIIQCNNATFTMAATTPNPATATGTWSLFTGSAASIAAADINKINAIITLPAGDTATAIWTVTNGVCSSSDYIFLKNYQAPSTAQAGPDSTKHCADGTFTMSATAPTIGTGTWTVSKPTATITNPTSTTAIITVPVGDSVMAYWTVVNGTCSSIDSVKLVNYVKPADADAGPDQHLCSATSFTMAANTPSVATAYGVWTQPAGSTATITNVTSPTTTVTIPVGDSSMLFWTITNGACTDVDTVWIVNNNPPAAANAGVDTIKQCNNATFAMTANAPSVAGATGYWTVVSPSTYTIPAADVNNPTATFSVTAGTTVKLRWTITNLGCTSTDSIVLINYEQPTAVSAGADQTKCAGTAFVMTASAVTVTGATGTWYVRSGNATIATGEEHSENAHITIPNGESAVLSWVVTNGTCADSSSVTLTNLLTPSNANAGVDIYHCNDSAFVMAANAPDVAGATGTWTFVGTTTATPSDPNSPTATIIVPAGDSVLAIWTITNGTCPTSDTVKLVNYMSPTAAALPADMQQCMTTTFPVTANAPDVPNAVGHWTVVKGNATFPAADLNSTSTTFTVPNGDSAYVTWTITNGLCQSVDTIRLYNYQQPVTANAGPDSIRQCNNATFTMQATAASPATAVGKWSLYPGSAASFSAADSTNPAAVFTLPAGDSATATWTVTNGVCSSSDKVLLINSAMPDQANAGVDSMRQCNNTTFTMAANTPTVTGATGKWTLSNTRATIAAADTSNPTAVITVPVGDSVKAYWTITNGACSTIDSVKLVNYAQPTAADAGPDQRQCATTSFTMAANTPDVTGATGRWTVSKTTATITNPTSPTATITVPVGDSVVAYWTITNGVCSSIDSVKLIDDAMPGTANAGPAQTHCNDSAFTMAANTATAGIGAWTFYTGTTATIAVTDINNPTAQIFVPAGDTATAIWTISNGICTSTSTVLLKNDMMPEAANAGPDQTHCNDSLFHMAATPGAISTSTGKWTVISGTATIAATDLNNPTASVIVFAGTSATLQWTLSNGTCTGTPATVTLTNLGPVLNNTISADQTLCASEAPAALTGTVALSGGNGTYTYQWQISTTSATTGFANVTTGTGGTAATYTPATLTADTVWFRRIVTSGSCTNTISNVVKLRRITTSPVVVSVPASVTTNCVAGKDYTSLFGTPVFSHQPFSNEALTVTYTDNTQTPDACTTLIMRTWTAVDRCGLTTSAQQTITVVDTTAPKFTTAAPANVTASCDNVPAAVNLTATDDCSGTLTITPIETRVDIAGQCTSNYYLIRKWVAVDNCGNVSDTLRQTVTVKDTTGPVFSGTAPANVTVDCDKVPAATILTATDNCTTGTITVTPVDTRQSISGSTCSNTYQITRTWTATDDCGNSTVLKQIITVVDTTRPVFNTILVADTTVNCDGVPALPTITATDNCSASVKVTVAQTKVFLSTTCSNNYRLTRTWTATDDCGNVATMKQVITVQDTTRPAFTITPPGDTTVSCSAVPTPPGNLSATDNCSATSNVKISYSQTRQSITGACASNYQLIRTWVAKDECGNTNTVRQVITVVDTTKPVIDPAPAAVTVTCGGTIPAAATLYATDNCDGNFPKKATMTTDPYTVDACNGYTITRRWNVSDACGNAAIERVQIITVAACPKPQLDATLPANCSDNTKFALQLLTKVNKPTFTLQSVYPAGTVTTPKSQTSNVFDLNGATQATFIVTDGVTGCVSDPVTYTLQYVQKPTVNLGNDTAICEGNSVTLDAGAANASAGYTIKWNTGATAQQITVSAAGTYYATVTNNGCAATDSIKVTVNKPPTVEILDTTICEGMTVKLNAYVQGASYTWSTGDTGPSITVSTAGTYTVDVSLKGCTVTDQATVTVSTPPNVTLTPDTSVCPDQTVMLQVEPDGGSVKWLDGSLTNSIIVSKPGDYWVTVTKGGCVVTDTVTVTNKANISFDLGPDKDICAGGLVVLDATNPDVISYLWNDGTTDPIKEVSTPGTYTVTVLDKYCNLTSSDSVKVTVAGLGDISLGNDTTICIGQTLTLSVDAGTGNSIKWQDGATTATYVVTTTGYYTVTVYNDCGTVTDDITVTYKACEGKPEFPNAFTPNGDGNNDTFKPHVTGTMYDYDLRIYNRWGEQIFISKDSKTGWDGRYKGTLVDVGTYVWMLSYKKILGGPSNVVKGEVTVIR; encoded by the coding sequence ACTCAGCTAACAGGAACCCAGGCCCTGACGATCCAGTTCCTCACTGCCGGTACTTACACCTTTAAAGTTGTACTCAAAAGAACAAATGGTGCTGACATTACTTCGACTAAAACAGTCGTGGCTGTAGACTGTACCATTTCGACCTGTAGTGGCGGTAATGCCGAAATGCCCGGTTTCTCGGAGAACTTTGGTACCCTGCCGGCCAATACTTCAAGAATGGCCTATTCGCCTTCTTCCGCTATTACATATATTTATCAGGGTTCAGGTGACCTGAACGATAACTATTATGCAATATCCAATACTACACAGCTTAGACCTGAATGGGTAGCTGCCCTGGACCATAGCGGTTTAACCCGCGGTGGTATGCTGGTGGCCAACTCAGATTATACGCCCAGTATCTTCTTCCAGAAAGAAGTGACTGGCCTTTGTCGTGGTTCTGTTTATAACTTCAGCGCCTGGCTCCTTAACACGGATAGCTCCTCTGTATTAAACAACAATTGCGTAAACGGTTATAAATACGCAGGGGTCACCTTCCAGGTACTGAATGCGGCAAATACCAGTCAGGTACTCGCAGAATTTAAAACCTATGCGGTATCGATGAACATCAAGAAAACTCAATGGCAAAGGTATGGTGGTTCATTCACTGTACCTTCCGGCGTTACAGATGTTCTGGTAAGGATCAAAAACAATTTCGACGGTGGTTGTGGTAACGATATTGCGGTTGATGATATCGAATTCCAATATTGTAGCCCCGTTATCACAGCACAGATTGAAGGCCAGGCCGATAACCTGAAAGAGGTATTGTGTGAAGGCGCTCCTACCGTGATCACATCCGCTTATACACCTTCTACCTATTTCACTAACCCGGAGTACCAGTGGGAAATGTCTGATGATGGTGGTGTGACCTGGTTCAACGTACCTTATGGTACTGCGAACAACGACACCCTCTTTATCGCTGAAGGTGAACTGACTGCTACCAAAACGGAAGCAGCAGATTATTATTTCCGTGTAAGGATCTACGAGAGTGGTAGCTCTTCAGAAACCTGTGCTTCCCCTTCCTCTGCGGTCAAAATTACCATCCTCCCGATGCCAACCCTTTACCTGACCAAGAGCCAGGTGTGTGAGGGCGCCACTGTCGAGTTGCAGGCTTCAGGCGGTTTTGATGAATTTAAATGGAGCGATACCTCTTATGTCGGTCCTAAACGTTCGATTACACTGATTTCTGATACCACCATTACCGTATATGGATATATTTATTATGGTATTGATGGTGGTAAAACCTGTGTGGACTCCAATAGCGCAAGCATTAATGTTGATGATAAACCTACAGTGGAAATCTCTGCAACACCAACCTCTATTTGCGTGGGCAGCAGAGTTACCTTCTCTATCAACGACACATTATCAGCTATAATTCCTACTGGCGGCCATATATATTGGTATAAGGGTGCCGATTCTACTGGCGTATTGCTGACAGATTTTAATGATCTGACATCGATGACTTATACAACAGAGACGATCGCAGATAGTGTATTTACAGTCGTCGTCAAATCGGGTGAGTGTATCGTGCAGTCCGAACCATTCCATGTGAAACTCACAGATATTCCGGCGCCACCTGCGGGTAAGCACCTGATTAAGTGTGTGGAAAACGGAAGCAGTACGTTCACACCAGGCCGTACACAGATTACCGGTACATCAGGAACGTGGTCATATATAGCTGTGGAAGGACCCGGTGTGTCTGATCCGAGCAACGTTGACTTCGCTGATTACATTACCGGTAATAAAAATAACCCGGGTGCTACTTTTACATTGTTGCATGCCGGTACCACCGTATACCTCCAATATACTGTGAAAGCTACCGCCAACTCTTCTTGTATTGGTTATGCATACGATACGCTGACACTCGTAGCTGGCGCTTCTGCTGCTTATGCAGGTGAGGACACCATCCAGTGTGGTACTTCGAATGTATTTACAATGACGGCCACGCCTCCTAATACCGACGCAACCGGCATATTTGCAGAAGAAGGTACCTGGACGGTGATCTCCGGTAATGGTGTAACCATCGATGATATCCATGCTTATAATACAACTGTAACGGTAACTCCTATTGGCACACCTCAGGATGTAGTACTGCAATGGAGCATCGCGAATACCACAGGTTGTGCTACCACTACTGACGAAGTGACCCTGCACTATACAGCTGTTCCTACAGTGACCCTGAAACCGGTGACCATCTGTAATACTGCAACTTCCTTCTCACTGGATACAACTGCGACTACAGGTAATCCTTTATATTATAGTATCGCTGCTGCCGGCACAGGTGCAATGCCTGGGTTCAGCGCGGTTGCTGAAACACCAATTACTACCTGGCCAATCACTGTTGCTATTCCGAGCGGTGTTGCTGCAGGGACTTACAACTTCCTGCTGACCGTAAGGAATGATTATGGTGGTTGTACCAATACAATTCCATTCTCTGTAAACGTAGAATCACCTACCACTGATCCTACCGGCGTGACCGTTAGTTCTCCGAACATTTGTACCACTGGCTCTACTACCCTGACCGTAACAGGTGGTAACCTGGGTAAAAACCCGGATGGTACCGATGCGGCACAATGGGTATGGTACGAAGGCGGTTGTGGTACCGGTACTGCTATCGGTACGGGTGCGACAATCACGGTGACTGTTTCTGCTACCACTACATTCTATGTAAGAGCAGAAGGTGCCGGCTTATGTGCGAATTCAGCCTGTGCTAGTGGAACTGTTACTGTATACACTGCTCCTGCTACGTCCAATGCAGGTGTTGACCAGACACATTGTAACGACTCTCTGTTCACCATGGCAGCTAACACAGCTACTATCGGTTCAGGTGAATGGACCCTGATAAGCGGTAAAGCAACCATCACTACTTCATCCAGCCCAACCACTACAGTGTTTGTACTGGCTGGTGATACTGCTACACTGGCATGGACCATTACGAATGGTGCCTGTACTACTTCAGACCAGGTGGTGCTGATCAACTACAAACAACCAGTTCAGGCAAATGCCGGTCCTGATTCTATCATGCAGTGTGCTAATAATACCTTTACAATGCAGGCGACAATACCTGCCATCGGTACCGGTACCTGGTCCACCTTCACAGGTAGCAAAGCCACCATCACTACAGGCATGTTTAACAATCCTGCAGCTACGGTGACCTTAGCCGCTGGTGATACTGCAACTTTAATATGGACAGTGACCAACGGAACCTGTTCTTCTCACGACTACGTAAAACTGATTAACTACGCTACTCCGACTACTGCCAATGCAGGTCCGGATACGATTAAACAGTGTATGACGCCTGCCTTCACCATGTCCGCAACTGCACCTACCATTGGTACAGGTAAGTGGTCTGTGAAGAGTGGTACTCCTGTTATTGCAGCGGCAGACAGCAGCAAAGTAAATGCTGTGATCACCGTTGCAGATGGAACTACTGCTATTCTTTACTGGACTGTCACCAACGGTACATGTTCTTCTAAAGACAGCATTGTATTAATTAACTACCAGAGCCCGGATCCTGCTAACGCTGGTCTGGATTCAATCATTCAGTGTAATAACGCTACCTTCACAATGGCAGCGACTACACCTAATCCAGCCACAGCAACAGGTACATGGTCCCTCTTTACCGGTAGCGCGGCAAGCATCGCTGCTGCTGATATAAATAAGATCAATGCTATCATTACCCTGCCAGCCGGCGACACCGCCACGGCTATCTGGACAGTGACAAATGGCGTATGTTCCAGCTCTGATTATATCTTCCTGAAGAATTACCAGGCGCCTTCTACGGCACAAGCTGGTCCAGATTCAACTAAGCATTGTGCGGATGGTACTTTCACCATGTCTGCCACTGCACCTACCATCGGTACCGGTACCTGGACCGTGTCCAAGCCAACTGCTACCATCACAAATCCAACCAGCACCACCGCTATCATCACAGTTCCTGTTGGCGACAGCGTAATGGCTTACTGGACAGTTGTAAATGGTACCTGTTCTTCTATAGATAGCGTGAAACTGGTGAACTATGTAAAACCAGCCGACGCAGATGCGGGTCCTGACCAGCACCTGTGTAGCGCTACCAGCTTCACCATGGCGGCTAATACACCTTCTGTAGCTACTGCTTACGGTGTATGGACCCAGCCAGCCGGTTCTACTGCTACTATCACTAACGTAACCAGCCCGACCACGACTGTGACCATCCCTGTGGGTGACAGCAGTATGTTGTTCTGGACAATTACCAACGGTGCCTGTACAGATGTAGATACTGTCTGGATTGTGAACAACAATCCGCCAGCGGCTGCCAATGCCGGTGTTGACACTATTAAACAATGTAACAACGCTACTTTCGCCATGACGGCAAATGCACCTTCTGTAGCTGGTGCTACCGGTTACTGGACAGTGGTGTCTCCTTCTACTTATACCATCCCTGCTGCGGATGTAAACAATCCGACAGCTACGTTCTCTGTAACCGCAGGTACGACCGTAAAACTGAGATGGACAATAACTAACCTGGGATGTACTTCTACCGATAGCATTGTGCTGATCAACTACGAACAGCCAACTGCGGTAAGTGCGGGTGCAGACCAGACCAAGTGTGCGGGTACCGCCTTCGTAATGACTGCTTCTGCAGTAACCGTAACAGGTGCGACCGGTACATGGTATGTACGCAGCGGTAACGCAACAATCGCTACCGGCGAAGAACACAGCGAGAATGCCCACATCACTATTCCAAACGGCGAATCTGCTGTATTAAGTTGGGTAGTGACAAACGGCACCTGCGCTGACTCTTCTTCTGTAACACTGACCAACCTCCTCACTCCTTCCAATGCAAATGCAGGAGTGGATATCTATCATTGTAATGACAGTGCTTTCGTAATGGCGGCCAACGCTCCTGACGTAGCCGGTGCAACCGGTACCTGGACATTCGTTGGTACTACTACTGCTACACCAAGTGATCCGAACAGCCCAACTGCAACGATCATCGTTCCTGCAGGCGATAGCGTACTGGCTATCTGGACAATTACCAACGGTACCTGTCCTACCAGCGATACAGTGAAACTGGTGAACTACATGTCACCAACTGCCGCTGCTTTACCAGCTGACATGCAACAGTGTATGACCACCACGTTCCCTGTTACAGCGAATGCGCCTGACGTACCTAATGCAGTGGGTCACTGGACAGTCGTAAAAGGTAACGCTACCTTCCCTGCGGCTGACTTAAACAGCACATCTACTACTTTCACTGTGCCAAATGGTGATAGCGCTTATGTGACCTGGACCATTACAAACGGTCTGTGTCAGAGCGTAGATACGATCAGGTTATATAACTATCAGCAACCTGTAACTGCGAACGCCGGTCCGGATTCTATCCGCCAGTGTAACAATGCTACCTTTACCATGCAGGCTACGGCAGCTTCTCCTGCTACCGCTGTAGGTAAATGGTCACTGTATCCTGGTAGCGCGGCCAGCTTCAGCGCAGCTGATTCTACCAATCCAGCTGCTGTATTTACACTGCCTGCCGGTGATAGCGCTACCGCTACCTGGACAGTGACAAACGGTGTCTGCTCTTCTTCTGACAAAGTACTGCTCATTAACAGCGCAATGCCAGACCAGGCGAATGCCGGTGTAGACTCCATGCGTCAGTGTAATAACACAACCTTCACCATGGCGGCTAACACGCCGACTGTAACAGGTGCTACCGGTAAATGGACACTCTCCAATACCCGTGCAACCATCGCAGCTGCTGATACCAGCAACCCAACAGCGGTGATCACCGTTCCTGTAGGTGATAGCGTTAAAGCTTACTGGACAATCACAAACGGTGCATGTTCTACTATCGACAGCGTGAAACTGGTGAACTACGCACAACCAACCGCTGCCGATGCAGGTCCTGACCAACGTCAGTGTGCTACCACATCCTTTACTATGGCGGCTAACACACCTGATGTAACAGGTGCTACCGGTAGATGGACAGTATCTAAAACTACTGCAACCATCACCAACCCAACCAGCCCGACCGCTACCATCACCGTTCCTGTAGGCGACAGCGTAGTCGCTTACTGGACAATCACAAACGGTGTTTGTTCTTCTATCGACAGCGTGAAACTGATAGACGATGCAATGCCTGGTACGGCAAATGCTGGTCCTGCTCAGACACATTGTAACGACAGTGCCTTCACGATGGCGGCAAACACTGCAACTGCAGGTATTGGTGCATGGACCTTCTACACAGGTACTACTGCAACGATTGCAGTTACAGATATAAATAATCCGACAGCTCAGATCTTCGTACCGGCTGGCGATACTGCTACTGCGATCTGGACGATCTCCAACGGCATATGTACTTCTACCAGCACTGTTCTTCTGAAGAATGATATGATGCCGGAAGCTGCAAATGCTGGTCCTGACCAGACACATTGTAACGATTCGCTCTTCCACATGGCGGCTACGCCTGGCGCAATCTCTACATCTACCGGTAAATGGACGGTAATCAGTGGTACTGCAACCATCGCAGCAACTGACCTGAACAATCCAACTGCCAGCGTGATTGTGTTCGCAGGTACATCTGCTACCCTGCAGTGGACCCTGAGCAATGGTACATGTACTGGTACGCCAGCTACTGTAACCCTGACTAACCTGGGACCAGTACTGAACAATACCATCTCTGCCGATCAGACACTTTGTGCTTCTGAAGCACCAGCTGCCCTCACAGGTACGGTGGCACTGAGTGGTGGCAACGGTACCTATACTTACCAGTGGCAGATCAGTACGACCAGTGCAACCACCGGTTTCGCCAATGTAACAACAGGTACAGGCGGCACTGCTGCAACTTATACCCCTGCTACACTTACTGCTGATACTGTATGGTTCAGAAGAATCGTAACTTCCGGTTCCTGCACCAATACCATCAGCAACGTGGTGAAACTGAGAAGAATCACTACCTCTCCTGTAGTTGTATCTGTTCCGGCTTCCGTAACGACTAATTGCGTAGCTGGTAAAGACTACACTTCCCTGTTCGGTACACCGGTATTCAGTCACCAACCTTTCAGCAATGAAGCGCTGACTGTTACCTATACCGACAATACTCAAACGCCTGATGCATGTACTACACTCATCATGCGTACCTGGACAGCCGTTGACCGTTGTGGTCTCACAACTTCAGCCCAGCAGACCATCACTGTTGTTGATACCACTGCTCCTAAATTCACCACCGCCGCTCCGGCTAACGTGACTGCAAGTTGTGACAACGTACCAGCTGCTGTAAACCTGACTGCTACCGACGATTGTTCCGGTACCCTGACCATCACACCGATTGAAACCCGCGTAGACATCGCAGGTCAGTGCACAAGCAATTATTACCTGATCCGTAAATGGGTAGCGGTTGATAATTGTGGTAATGTAAGCGATACCCTGAGACAGACCGTTACTGTGAAAGACACCACCGGTCCTGTATTCTCTGGTACTGCTCCTGCCAACGTAACCGTTGATTGTGACAAGGTACCTGCTGCGACTATCCTGACTGCTACTGATAACTGTACAACCGGTACTATCACTGTTACACCAGTGGATACCAGGCAGTCAATCTCCGGCAGCACATGCAGCAATACTTACCAGATCACCCGTACATGGACTGCGACCGACGATTGTGGTAACAGCACTGTTCTGAAACAGATCATCACCGTAGTAGATACTACCCGACCAGTATTCAATACTATCCTGGTTGCAGACACAACTGTGAACTGCGACGGCGTACCTGCACTGCCAACGATCACTGCTACAGACAACTGTTCTGCAAGTGTGAAAGTAACTGTTGCCCAGACCAAGGTATTCCTGAGCACGACCTGCTCCAATAATTACCGCCTGACCCGTACCTGGACCGCTACCGACGATTGCGGAAACGTGGCTACGATGAAACAGGTAATTACTGTACAGGATACTACCAGACCAGCATTCACCATCACACCGCCAGGCGATACTACAGTAAGTTGTAGTGCAGTGCCAACACCGCCAGGCAACCTGTCAGCTACTGACAACTGTAGTGCAACCAGCAATGTGAAGATCAGCTACTCCCAGACCCGTCAGTCTATCACCGGTGCCTGCGCAAGCAACTACCAGCTGATCAGAACATGGGTAGCGAAAGATGAATGTGGTAATACCAACACTGTTCGTCAGGTGATCACAGTAGTAGATACCACCAAACCAGTGATCGATCCGGCTCCGGCTGCTGTTACTGTCACTTGTGGAGGTACTATACCAGCTGCTGCTACCCTGTACGCAACTGATAACTGCGATGGCAACTTCCCTAAGAAAGCAACCATGACCACCGATCCATATACTGTGGATGCTTGTAACGGTTACACCATCACCAGAAGATGGAATGTATCTGATGCATGTGGTAATGCCGCGATCGAAAGAGTACAGATCATTACTGTAGCAGCATGTCCTAAACCACAACTGGACGCTACGCTGCCAGCTAACTGTTCTGACAATACGAAGTTTGCATTGCAACTGCTGACCAAAGTAAACAAACCAACATTTACACTGCAGAGCGTATATCCTGCAGGTACCGTAACCACACCGAAGAGTCAGACCAGCAATGTGTTCGACCTGAATGGTGCAACACAGGCTACTTTCATTGTAACTGATGGCGTAACCGGTTGCGTATCTGATCCGGTAACTTACACCCTGCAATATGTACAGAAACCAACTGTCAACCTGGGTAACGATACTGCGATCTGCGAAGGCAACTCAGTCACCCTGGATGCCGGTGCAGCAAATGCAAGCGCAGGCTACACGATCAAGTGGAACACAGGTGCAACTGCCCAACAGATCACCGTATCTGCTGCCGGTACTTACTACGCAACTGTGACTAACAATGGTTGTGCTGCAACCGACTCTATTAAAGTAACGGTGAATAAACCACCAACAGTTGAGATCCTCGATACCACTATCTGTGAGGGCATGACCGTAAAACTGAATGCCTATGTACAGGGTGCTTCTTACACATGGAGCACTGGTGATACCGGACCATCCATCACGGTAAGTACCGCTGGTACCTACACCGTAGATGTATCACTGAAGGGTTGTACCGTAACCGACCAGGCGACCGTAACGGTGTCTACACCGCCAAACGTGACCCTGACACCTGATACGTCTGTATGTCCTGATCAGACAGTGATGCTGCAGGTTGAGCCAGATGGTGGAAGTGTAAAATGGTTAGATGGTTCATTGACAAACTCCATCATTGTATCTAAACCTGGTGATTACTGGGTGACGGTAACGAAGGGTGGTTGCGTTGTAACTGATACTGTAACTGTGACCAACAAAGCAAACATCAGCTTCGACCTCGGTCCTGACAAGGATATCTGTGCCGGTGGCCTCGTAGTACTGGATGCGACTAACCCTGACGTGATCTCTTACCTCTGGAATGATGGTACGACCGATCCGATCAAGGAAGTAAGCACACCGGGTACTTACACAGTAACAGTACTTGACAAATATTGTAATCTGACTTCTTCAGATAGTGTAAAAGTAACAGTGGCTGGTCTCGGAGATATTTCTCTGGGCAATGATACCACCATCTGTATCGGTCAGACCCTGACCCTGAGTGTAGATGCCGGCACCGGCAACAGCATCAAGTGGCAGGATGGTGCTACTACGGCAACGTATGTAGTGACTACGACCGGATACTATACTGTGACTGTTTATAATGATTGCGGTACCGTAACCGATGATATCACGGTAACTTATAAAGCTTGTGAGGGTAAACCAGAATTCCCGAATGCGTTCACACCGAACGGGGACGGAAACAATGATACCTTCAAACCACATGTAACCGGAACGATGTATGATTACGATCTGCGTATCTACAACCGTTGGGGTGAACAGATTTTCATCAGTAAAGATTCCAAGACCGGATGGGATGGTCGATACAAAGGAACACTGGTGGATGTTGGAACTTATGTGTGGATGCTGAGCTATAAGAAGATACTGGGTGGACCATCAAATGTGGTGAAAGGCGAAGTGACCGTAATAAGATAA